The nucleotide sequence CAAtatgttttttattgaagcatagttgatttacagtgttgtgttagtttcagatgtacaacaaaatgattcaggtatacatatgtgtatatatatatattctttttcagattcttttccattatagattattataagatattcactatagttccccatgctatacagtaggtccttgttgtttatccattttacatatagtagtgtatatctgttaatcccaaactcctaatttatcctcctcccttccccctttggtaaccataagtttgttttctatgtctgtgagtctatttgttttgtaaataagttaatttgtatcactttttttagattccacatataagtgatattatatgtttttgtctttctccttctgatttattttacttagtatgataatctctaggtccatccatgttgctacaaatggcattatttcattcttttttatggctgagtaatattccattgtatacatattccacatcttctttatccattcatctgtcgatggacatttaggttgcttccatgtcttggccattgtaaatagtgctgctatgaacattgcagtgcatgtatcttttcaaattgaagttttcatcttttctgaatatatgcccaggagtgggattgctggatcacatggtaatcctatttttagttttttaaggaacctccatactgttctccatagcagttatatcaatttacattcccaccaacagtgtaggagggttccctcttctccacaccttctccagtatttattatttgtagactttttgatgatggccattcacacctcattgtagttttgatttgcatttctagcaaacaatatttttaaagggcaAGGCTATCTTCTCTCTCTGAAGTGGCTAatttccccaaaataaaaaatatatatatttttaaatcttttaaaaaattatttaattttcatttttacatgttGTAAAACAGTGAAGTCCAAATTAATGGTCTTACCACTGTAGGGAAGCAGAATTTGTCACCCCAAAATGtatctctttggcatgaggattaatttagcctgattatttttaagaaacagaagactcaggaagcTTTTCTTGTTACTGACCCCTTTACTGCCAAAAAGAATTTTGACAAAGGGCCTGTTCTGGAATAGAGCTACGAATGTGGGCTAGGTGAGGTGGGGAACACTCGGcagggcctagagatcagagtccactcaGTGTACTGCAAGGCCCAGCAAACATCTGtgtaccaaacatttgcttttcatcTCCACATGCATCGCCTCCCCCTTTGAAGTCTCAAACCACTACCCCCCACATCCCCTTTTGTTTTCAGCTGAAGACAGTAgttaaggtgagggtttcagtcattttggtgagttactcagttttcctggttctctcccacaatacatgttattaaactcttgtcttttcctgttaatctgttaATGTGTCTCAcatcaatttaattcttaaaccTGCCAGAAAaacttagaagggtagaggaaaatttcttcctccctgacactACATTTGGAAATTCATATTTTGGACACTGCTTCgacaaaatcaaaataatatgaaTTCAATACAAAAATCACTTTCCCCCCCAGAGGTAAGACTTTGTTTTCTGACACTATATTATGTCAGATAAACTATAAAACAATCATGGCAAATTAAAATCTGATTTTCCATTGCTACCTCACATGATTTTTGCCTTTTATACCAATCTCTGCTGTGTGAATATGCTcatgaaatacaaaataattttaccttatccaaacaaaaataggaaatgaaaaatcATAATAAACCATATGGCATTTTAAGACAAATTATTCCATGATTATATGCTTTAGTATTATACCCTCCAACAATGTATACTCTAAAAAGTTGACTGTTCTAGATAAAAATAGCCTTAGTTCCTAAGCTACAATGAAAGCTGTTATCCTAAAAGAGGCTTTGAAAATCTCAATGCCCTTTTGCCAATGCTACCTAACTTTTGTAGAgtcaaaaaatatactcaaaCCAAATCTGTTGCCTTTCtttacaataacaatgaaatatcagaaagggaaaagtaaacaaaaaaatcccttttaaaatctcatcaaataaataaaataaaatacttaggaataaacctgaccaaggaggtaaaagacatatgctgagaactataaaacactgataaaggaaactgaagatgatcaaagaaatggaaagatatcccatgctcttggattggaagaattcatatggttaaaatggccatactacccaaagcaatctacagttttaatgagatccctatcaaattacccatgacattttttacagaccgagaacaaataatcctaaaatttatatggaaccataaaagacacagaattgccaaagcaatcctgaggaaaaagaacaaagctgcagGCAAagtcccagacttcagacaatactactaagctacagtaatcaaaacagcatggtattggcacaaaaacatacacatggatcaatggaacagaatagagagcccagaaataaacccatacaactatggtcaattaatcgttgacaaaggaagcaagaatatacgatggagaaaagacagtctcttcttcAACAAGTGGcattgggaaaattggacagctgcatgcaaaTCAgtaaagttagaacacaccctcacaccatacacaaaaataaactcaaaatagcttgaatacttaaatataagacatgataccataaaactcctagaagagaacataggcaaaacattctctgacataaatggtaccaatgttttcttaggtctccCAAGGcactagaaataaaagcaaaagtaaacaaatgggacctaatcaaaacGTAtaagctttagcacagcaaaggaaaccattaccaaaagaaaaagacaacctacagactgggagaagatatttgcaaatgattcgacctacaagggcttaatttccaaaatatacaaacatctcatacaactcaataacaaaaaaacaagcaaccaaaccaaaaaatgggcagaagatctaaagagacatttctccaaagaagacatacagatggacaaaaggcacatgaaaagatgctcaacatcactaatcattagagaaatgcaaatcaaaactacaatgaggtatcacgtcacaccagtcagaatggccatcatcatcaaaaagtctacaaataggggacttccctggcagtcccgtggttaagaatctgcacttccactgcaggggaaacgggttcgatccctggttggggaactaagatcccacatgccacacggtgtggccaaaaaaaaaaaaaaagtctacaaattataatggctggagagggtgtggagaaaagggaaccctcctacactgttggtgggaatgtaaattggtacagccactatggagaacagtatggaggttccttaaaaaactaaaaagaattaccacatgatccagcaatcccactcctggacacaGATCTggaaaaaactctaatttgaaaagatacatgcacctcaatgttcatagcagcactattcacaatagccaagatatggaagcaacctaaatgtccatcagcatgtgagtggataaagatgtggtatatatacacagtggcatactactcagacataaaaaagaatgaaataatgccatttgcagcaacatggatggacctagaaattacactaagtgaagtaagtcagaaggagaaagacaaatactatatgataccacttatatgtgaaatctaaaatatgacacaaatgaacttatttacaaaatagaaacagactcacagacgtagagaacagacttgtggttaccaaagaggaaaagccagggggtggtgggtgggaataaattaggagtttgggattagcagatataaactatatataaaacagataaacaacaaggacctgctgtatagcacagggaactatattcagtatcttgtaacaagccataatggaaaagaatatgaaaaaaatatatatatgtgtatgtatgtatagctgaattgAATCGCcttgctgtacactagaaactaacaaacattgtaaatcaactatacttcaattaaaaaaatatatatggagcttccctggtggcacagtggttgagagtctgcctgccaatgcaggggacgtgggtgcgtgccccggtccgggaagatcccacatgccgcggagcgactgggcccgtgagccatggccgctgagcctgtgcgtccggagcctgtgctccgcaacgggagaggccacaacagtgagaggcccgcgtaccgcaaaaaaaaaaaaaaaaaaaaaaaatatatatatatatatatatgtatatactcaaACCAACAACATTATATGAAGGTCATCACTgcaaaagaaatcaacaaaaacTATGACTATGTTCTCTGACTTTAGAAAACTATGCTAGTTGCTGGAGTCTTCCAGTAGCATTTAAATAATACAATGTAGACCTGTGCTAAAAGGACAATGAAGTGAGAAATACTGATTAAATAGACAAACAAATACAACACCATATTAAATTTCACATTATCTTGAGGCTTTtaggaaagttattttttaattgaaaatatactTTAACCAAAAAAACTGTCATACAACTGACCATGTGAATAATGAGTAACTCCATACTGCATGTATAAGAGGTTCAAGGgaaaagacagtaaaaatattttagctgCCAGTACTGTCAGTCTCAAGAGGCTAAAGGTCCAGTGCATCCCAGGAAGAGAAATTTGGCAAAAAAGTTTATCCCCTTTTTATCTCCACATGTAGTTAAATATCCCCAAAATAATGAAGACTCATTTCAAGTAATTACTCTGCTTACGAGTTTTATTTACACAGTAACTGTTAATAGTGGTTTTTAATAAATTCcttgtatttacattttatatacacatttatatttgaaaggtaaagaaactatacaataataaaaatgagaaaaagaaatacagtaacTTAGGTCCAACTctgaaaacaaatacacaaaagtaAGATTAAGTTTAGGCAGGGAGTATAACCTCAATGAGATTACTGCCAGGGGTTACATTCCCTCTATCAGGGCCACCAATACCAAGGAAGTAGTTACCAGAGTTAAAATGTCATTCTAAAACCTATTAAGACCCTGGGTACTCCCTCAATATTTTACTACACTACTAGTTTCCACTAAGCAAGCTCCTAGGAGAGGAGTTAACTTCTGAGGGTTCCATTAGTGGTCCCTAGGCTAGAATGACCCATGGGGTAAAAATACATAGGTACCGTCTGGTCCCATACTCCTAAAGAGGCAGGTGCTACACTAACAAGGTTCTCAGGCTTGTTAGTTTGAAGACTATATACCACTAACAGAAATAGTGTGCTTAAGTGTTGTTTCAAACAAAATTGCAACATAAAAGCACACTATAATCTAATTATTAACCAAATACCATTTTATATAGATATCACTCATGATATTCAAGTGATTTATTTTAGGTTTAAGAATTaaacatattataataaatttaatgtCAATTTACCGATAGTTAATCATTCCTTTATCCTAATATAATCAAAGTTactcattagaaaaaaattaattttaccttttactCTTATTTCCTTTGATTAGAAAATTATACACAGTGTTTTACAAGTCATGGACTTGGCTACATATTAAGATTTCCAATTTCAAACTGGAATTAACAGATTTTGTTTCTACAGTGAAAGAATTTTAACTAACAAATTTAAAGTCTTGCCAAGTAGCATTCTAattaagaactctcaaaattcatgACTTTTTACTCTTACCAGTGAAAAACCTCATTTATATTTATGGACTTACTCCCCCCAAAAAGCCTTCAGTCCATTAAAGTGCAAAGAAATTTCTTCTACCAGTTAGCTTTCTTAAATTACTAGATGAACAATTTCTTAGACTAGAAACAGAGAGGCTAAAATGCTCTGAGTGATAGGAATTCCTTGAGGAAATGAAACAATTTCCTTTCAAAAACAAATAGACATGGTACTGTGGAAAAACACCTACACAAATGCTAAACAATCTCCTACCAATATTTCTAGTTCCCAGATAACCTAAATTTGCCCCAACCTGTGAGTGAAGATAAACAACTTCAGTGACGTAAATAATTTACAATCAACGTTGCTTATTCTTGgtctataatatcttcaaatgtGTGGAACTGGAGATAATATCTGTACTAAGGTGTTTATTTCAAATAGTATTTTGGAAGTTAAAGTAGTATTTAACAATCCTGTTCTGACCTCCAAAGTGCTAATTGTTATGCTCCTCCTTTATGCtaattgttaaaaaagaaaagatgtaaaaATTTGAACTATCtccaaagctgttaaaaaaatttattgcatTAAACTGTTCACTCCAAATTACGTAGTATGAACTAgccatttaaacttttttctttgtaaaatggctCTCcctataaaatacttttttattaatACTGTCAATAGGTACTCATTTACTTCAGCCATGGAATTCAAAATCAGCAGTTTTCCAAGTCTTGATTCTTAGCTTTCTTCAACATTTTCTTCCATGCTGTTTACATAGGAAACAAAATACTtttatcaaaaacatttttttaatattgcaatTAGTCTGTTAATTTTGAAGATTAGCTTTTCAGAGCTGGACTATTATTCTTGTCTCCTTCTTTAATATCCTTCATCACAGATGCAAAGACCtggaaattatataaagtaaaCATTAATCCTCAAAAAAACTACCATGCAgattaaagagattttaaaaactatagtTTATTAACATGAAACAGCTTTAGTACACATAACTCTGTCCCCTGAAAGACTGCCATTCTCAAATCCTCTTGTTTCAACCCAATTTTATGATATATAGTTAGATTCCAGTTTTCATCACTTgccaaatattataaaattactgTTAGGTAACAAAACATCCTCTGGACcaatattcttatattttcattttcataagcaATAAAACTTGAGAGCTTATAATGCCTACTGGCTATCATTCATGGAGCAAGTGTTAACACTATTTTTTATGTCATTTAACTTTTGACTGCCAATATATTTGCTTCCCTCCAATATATTTGCTTCCCTAACAAGATTAAGCATCTAAAAAGTCAGGATCATACAttacattctttttattgcaaacCCTTAGTACACATCAGGTATTTAAAACAACTGTTGTCTATCTGAAATACCAAGGTAATTATACAATTGCCCTGGCAAATACATGACTATTGTAGGCTGTACTTCACTAAACTCATAAAATATTACTGGacttacataaaaataaagccaTAAGTCTGGAGAGGTGAAAGCAGAGCAattcgttttttttttcccaaagtcaaaaattatttttgtaagtttttaaaaaatttaagcactaatatttgagaaatacatgactttttgtttttacaagAAATAGACTGTTTTTATACATCTATTACAAGTAGGAAAATGCCACTCTACCTGAGTCCATTTTTTGGTACTATTCTGCATCTGGATGGCTGCAATACAGGTGAACAGCTTTTCTGATGTGATATCTTCTGGCAATTTAGTTAGAAACTGTGCTATATGAATAAAGTCCATCtgtaggagaatatcttcatatAGTCGGAGGATTCCTAATCCAGTCCTAAATAAAAATTCCTCCCCATCTCTGCAAAATACATCCCAGACTCGACAGGCCAGATCAAGTGGTAGTGATTTGCTATATAGTGTGAAGATCCtaaaattagggggaaaaagtcattggaatttttcattcatttattcattcactcattaagtATCTCTATATAAAAAGAACAGTGCTTAATTAgggtgaaaaaggcaaataagatATGGCTCCTTCGCTCAAAGAACGTGAGTAGTTGGAAATGAAGTATGTGAATTTACAACCTTACGTCGAGATATGGCCTAATACAAACTAGAGTGGCAGAATAACCTCATGGTTAAGGGTATGGGCTCTGAAATCAGAatacctgagtttgaatcttagATTTGCAACTTATTGGTTGTGTTACCTTGAGTAAGATACTCATCcttgctgtgcctcagtttcctcattagtaaacaaaataaaattacctctcagaattgttttgaaaattaaaggagttaataaatgtaaagtatttagaatagtgccaggcacataagAAATGCTCAATACAAGTTACTTCTTACTACTGTATGAGGAAACCAAGTACCGTCTTTTAGTAACCTAAATACAAAACCATAAAGTCtgactttcctcttttctctttccacaaACATccactgttttgttttcccttcacCAAACTTTACTTCTTTTGGAGCATGTATACCCTCCAATAGAATCACCAAAATGGTTTTTCACATCCTTTCTGATAATGTTTGATCATGTAAGTCTTTATCCAGTGGTACTCTGGGGTAGCACTCTGGTTGAGGAAGTAGGGAGAGTAGGTGCTAGAGAACTTCTCTTGATGTTGCCTTGGCAAAGAAGGTACACATTTTTACACAGACTGTGTTTATCTGAGGTACTGCTGATGAAACGTGCGTGAACAAGGAAACTAAAGGTTCTGccactaaaaaatgaaaaaaattccttttagcACTGCCActcatttattcctcttttttcttgCACCACTGATCCTGGGATTCATATGTTATAAGCTCAACAGAGGCAGTGAAACAAAAATCCGTGTCTACTTCTTAAGTTATAAACACATTTAATTGCATAACAAAAAAGATACTCTTGGTAGTACAGAGAATACTAATTCACTGTTCAAAATGAGAAAGGGTACCAGTACTGCCTAGGGAGTTTCTAGTATACAGTACTCACTCAGTATTAATTCCATCCTGCTCCCTTTATCAGTTGTGATCCTGCTTTGCCTCATGTTCACAGTCCTTAAGAGGGACAGTTGAggagtttttttccccccttcttttACAGATTTACATATTTGAGCTTGGTCCCTTGGGTCCCATATTATAAAACCCTCTCCCCATGATCTTGGGTCCTATTCAACAGAATTCTAATGTTCCTAATGGGAATGGAAGAGAATACACTGAAAAAtaacttagtttctttttttaaagcctaaATAAAAGAAACCTCAAACAACTGGAAAGATACTTGATCAATgccattattaatttatttttccatactaAAACAATATCATTTATATGAAACCCACTGATGTTTAATGATTAGGATTTAAGGTTTAAATATTTCACATGTACTCCTAACAGTCTATCTTACGATCAACTGCTCCATCTCTTGGGCAAAGTTCACCCGCCCTCTCTATAATCGATTTTACTGCTCACCAGAGTCCTAGGCAAAATTTCCAAGTTAAAACAGAAGAGCTAGAATTGTAAAGTTGAAAAAAGACATTAGCACCTAAATAAGGCATCATTACTCGGTCAGAAAGCTGGATAAGGccttggaaaaaaacaaagccctCGATAAAGAAACACTATCATAACTATCATAAGCCCTTGTGTTAAGAATATTAAAGGAACAGCAAGTAACTCTTTCTGAgagcttactatgtaccaggcattgaatgagataatccatgcaaaACACTCTCACTACAACTCAAgatatagatattattattcccattttatagttaggaaactgaaacacaaacTGAGGGATTCTGATTTCAAcacagagtccatgctcttaatcacATGCCTCTCCACAAAAATATGAGTTTCTCTACATGTAAGCGAAGAGCTTTTTATATGTATGGTACTGTGCATGAAATTTACTCTAGGCAGAAAGTTacactttgtttccttttaatagttatattttacatatgttatgACTTACCAGTCTATCAAGTATATGTCTGGTGTAAGACTGTAAGATTTGAAATGAAGAAACAGTTTGGAgagattttcttcaaaaaatactTCAAACGTTGCAAAATATCTCAACATCTAAAGATAGaaatttcaacaaaattattTAAGAGTACACtctagaaatagagaaaataaatcctTAATAGTAATAGAAAATCCTGCTTAACATCTCTGAGTCTTTTCATCAAGCATtcataaaactataataattcAATGAAAAGCTTATTTTAGATCAGATTATCTTAGTCTTCTAATTACTGTTTTTCACTCTAAAAGGGCATTCAGACTATAGAAACTgtcaaagaaaaacacaattcatTCCAAATGTCCATACCATGCTGTGATCCACACGAAAAAAGGCTAACTGGCATGGCTTATTCAGGAGATTTGCAAATGCAATGAAGGCATCTGCCTCTTCCAAGTTGAGAATGAGAACTGCTGCTATGAAGGACATCCCTTGGACcttcaaagggaaagaaattaatcaaaatgTGCTTACAATAATAATTCTatacagtttattttattgtattcctGAAAAATTACAAAGTGACATTACAAAGTAGAATTAAccaagtttttaaatttctttttattttccaacaaAGGTAAATATAGAGaaccattaaaaattatgaaatctccctgaattttacttttctttcttgctcatgTGGTTTAAAAAGTATTagggaaaattttggaaaaaagaaaaaagtatcagCTTTTACTTGCTACAAAAGTCTATCTCAGTATTCTAcctagttttcattttctctcagttTGAAGTATTTCAGAGTATAAACTcacaaaatttaatgaaaattaggTGACTGTCTCCATTGTTATAACACATCTGTCTGAGGTAGAAAGTGAAGAACTAGGAACAAAAGAGAtctatgaggggcttccctggtggcgcagtggttgagagtctgcctgccgatgcaggggacacgggttcgtgccccggtccaggaagatcccacatgccgcggagcggctgggcctgtgagccatggccgctgggcctgtgtgtccgtagcctgtgctccacaacgggagaggccacaacagtgagaggcccgcgtaccgcaaaaaaaagagagatctaTGAGAAGTGCCGCTGAAATTCCAAGAAAGAAGAGGCTGTGGGGGTTAGGATAGTGAAGCTGGATTCCCGGAAGAGCAGCTGGACAAATGAGGAAAAAACATTCTAAGATGGAAAAGACACGTCAGCAGAGACATACAGGGCCAGCACAGTTGGAACAAACGATTTATAATGGGATTAatgggaaaaattagaaaaagtagGATGCATTTACAAATTATGAAAGGTCTTCAGTAAAAGGCTAAGCTATACAGATGTTTGCTTGTGAGTTACGAGCAGCTATTGCACATTTTTTAGCAGATAAGTAATTGGGAACTGCTGTtgtaaaaatattcattctttcattaaaaaaacagttTACAGAGCACTTCTGGTAGAGATTTGTATAACAGACTTACACGGAGAGACCAGGAGAACAAATAAAAGAGCAATACAGATTGGTGTCcttggttattttaaatataactggAATGTGAACCATTACCAAATTTTTACAAGATATACTGAAGAAATTCCACAGATAAAACTTCTGTGTGATTTACTTATAGATTAAGTATGTATTATTCATTAATGCAGTTAAAAACCTATTTTATCAAACCACATCATGAAATATGTATTCCAATATAGTTTATACTACTCTTATCATATATTATAAAACAAGTCTGATTTGACTGACTGGCTTGCCAGTGAGGCTTGCCATCACCAATTAGGTTCTAAGGTGGTCATTTTACATAAATCCAATGAGCCAATGAATCTGTGTATTCTGTAGAGTATTAATGAAGAACTcgttcatatatttttctttaaatggatgATGACATATATAAACTCATTATAGTGTTAAAATTCTACTGGctacactttttaaaagaagtatgagttttattttaaaatatcaatatttaacaagtgctaaaaattaAATCCTTTACAATTAaacttataatgaaaaaatttaaatgaatgtcAACTTTAAAATGTGAAGGGGTTACATAATGTCTTTACAGTTCTATTACAGAACACATGAGCAAGAGGGATTCTTTGTTCAAATTTTACTTCCTTTATAAGGACATATCCTTTAATACTACATTCCATACCCAAACCTTCACTTCCCCTCAACCCGTGCCATactttttccatagcacttatcacctttTAATATAACATATGATTTACttatttgttgttatttattgtctgtctcctccttcTAAATTATAAGCAtcaaaaagggggcttccctggtggcgtggtggttgagagtccgcctgccgatgcaggggacacgggtatgtgccccggtctgggaagattccacatgccgcggaatggctgggcccgtgagccatggccgctgagcctgcgcatccagagcctgtgctccgcaacgggagaggccacaacagtgagaggcccgtgtaccgcaaaaaacaaaaaaaaaaaaggggaagaatCTTTCTTCTGTTCACTAAGGTGAACAAAATGCCTAGAACAAAGCCTGGCATATAGCAAtaagcacacaataaatatttgttaagtggatcaataaacaaatatacaaatgaacaTGCAACAAAATAGGATAAATTGTACCACACAGCCACCCTATTGTGAGATCTCTAAAATTCTTCTATTTTAAGACAAAGGCAAGAAGATGAAGGTTTAATGATTTCTAGTTAAACATGACAAATTGAACATACAGTTTTCTTTGTTCCCTCCCAAATCCAACTAAAATAAcagtaaataaaaagataaatattaacttAGGAGgatgaaaagaatggaaaataatataaacagtAGATAAAAGATGTCAAcagcattttagaaattttaatttaattaaatggaGAATGTTGAAACTAAAATATGTGCAGAGGAGGAAGCCAATAAGCAGCAAGCCAATTCAGTCACAAAATCTGGAAAGCTCAGGAAGTGAAGTTATCAGGTTCCTCTAAAATTGAAAGGTAGGGCTAAAACTAGGATTGGTTGAAAATCTGTGAAAGGAGCAAATCCCCTCCTCTATCCTGTATGGACAGGTATCCATCTACCTTCCCCTCAACCCAGCAGAACATAAGAGGTTTATCTCTGAAGGGACAGTCAGGAAAAGGAGAGttagggagaaggggagaaggcaCCACAGCAGgaacaataaataaaagtttacgAATTGAATGGTAAAATCCCCAGCTGCTCTCCGAGAAAGCTGGCTATCAGTCTCATAAGCCTCTGGTAGGAGATGGGAAGATTCCTCTCCGGGTAAGTTAatatgaccaagaaaaaaaaacataaagata is from Globicephala melas chromosome 16, mGloMel1.2, whole genome shotgun sequence and encodes:
- the TBC1D12 gene encoding TBC1 domain family member 12 isoform X2; translation: MVAEAKKREIKEAHKRKKIMKERFKQEENIASAMVIWINEILPNWEVMRSTRRVRELWWQGLPPSVRGKVWSLAVGNELNITPELYEIFLSRAKERWKSFSETNSENDVEGVSVADREASLELIKLDISRTFPSLYIFQKGGPYHDVLHSILGAYTCYRPDVGYVQGMSFIAAVLILNLEEADAFIAFANLLNKPCQLAFFRVDHSMMLRYFATFEVFFEENLSKLFLHFKSYSLTPDIYLIDWIFTLYSKSLPLDLACRVWDVFCRDGEEFLFRTGLGILRLYEDILLQMDFIHIAQFLTKLPEDITSEKLFTCIAAIQMQNSTKKWTQVFASVMKDIKEGDKNNSPALKS